A stretch of Macadamia integrifolia cultivar HAES 741 chromosome 7, SCU_Mint_v3, whole genome shotgun sequence DNA encodes these proteins:
- the LOC122083290 gene encoding 1-aminocyclopropane-1-carboxylate oxidase-like produces the protein MESFPVINMEKLNGEERGATMELIRDACENWGFFEMVNHGMSHELMDTVERLTKEHYKKCMEQRFKELVASKALEGVETEIEDMDWESTFFLRHLPDSNMSEIPDLDDDYRKAMKEFAVGLEKMAEQLLELLCENLGLEKDYLKKAFCGSKGPTFGTKVSNYPPCPRPELIKGLRAHTDAGGVILLFQDDQVSGLQLLKDGQWIDVPPMRHSIVINLGDQLEVITNGKYKSVMHRVIAQTDGNRMSIASFYNPGSDAVIYPAPELVAKNKEEQAEVDSDDQQCQVVYPKFVFEDYMKLYAGLKFQAKEPRFEAMKTMKSTVTLGGPIATV, from the exons atggAGTCATTTCCAGTAATTAACATGGAGAAGCTCAATGGTGAGGAGAGAGGTGCCACCATGGAGTTGATTAGAGATGCTTGTGAGAACTGGGGCTTCTTTGAG ATGGTGAACCATGGGATGTCACATGAGCTGATGGACACAGTGGAGAGGCTGACCAAGGAGCACTACAAGAAGTGTATGGAGCAGAGGTTCAAGGAGTTGGTGGCAAGCAAGGCCCTTGAAGGTGTTGAAACTGAAATCGAAGACATGGACTGGGAGAGCACCTTCTTCTTGCGCCACCTCCCTGACTCCAACATGTCTGAAATTCCTGATCTTGATGATGATTACAG GAAAGCAATGAAGGAATTTGCAGTAGGATTGGAGAAAATGGCAGAGCAACTACTAGAACTACTGTGTGAGAATCTGGGTCTTGAGAAAGATTACCTCAAGAAGGCCTTCTGTGGATCCAAGGGCCCAACTTTTGGGACTAAGGTGAGCAACTACCCACCTTGCCCTCGCCCTGAGCTGATCAAAGGGCTCCGTGCTCACACCGATGCCGGAGGAGTCATCCTGCTCTTCCAGGACGACCAGGTTAGCGGCCTCCAGCTGCTCAAAGATGGCCAATGGATCGATGTCCCTCCTATGCGCCACTCCATTGTTATCAACCTTGGAGACCAACTCGAG GTGATCACAAATGGGAAATACAAGAGTGTGATGCACAGGGTGATAGCCCAAACAGACGGCAACAGAATGTCGATTGCATCATTCTACAACCCGGGTAGCGATGCAGTGATATACCCAGCACCAGAATTGGTGGCCAAGAACAAAGAGGAACAGGCAGAAGTGGATTCCGATGATCAGCAATGCCAGGTGGTTTATCCAAAGTTTGTGTTTGAGGACTACATGAAGCTGTACGCAGGGCTTAAGTTTCAGGCCAAGGAGCCAAGGTTTGAGGCCATGAAGACCATGAAATCTACTGTCACCTTAGGGGGTCCCATTGCCACAGTTTAA